The following coding sequences lie in one Rhizobium rhododendri genomic window:
- a CDS encoding 3'(2'),5'-bisphosphate nucleotidase CysQ produces the protein MAESATFSWESDLELIVQAAKEAGEVALGFFRQSPEVWWKNGGQSPVSAADYAANDALSRVLQAARPDYGWLSEETDDASDRLQRRTLFVVDPIDGTRGFLAGSEIWCISVAVVTDGRPVAGVLFAPALRELYVAGREGPALKNGNILKVSEPRAGDVHRLATAEDMIAGFGAAFRSTVQRVKHIPSLAYRLAMVADGRLEGTLVKRDSHDWDLAAADLILQRAGGQLVDLAGDLLVYNKAVVKHAELCGAGEALMPEFLHQLASRRDG, from the coding sequence ATGGCCGAGAGCGCAACGTTCAGCTGGGAAAGCGACCTGGAGCTGATTGTCCAGGCGGCCAAGGAGGCCGGCGAAGTGGCGCTCGGCTTCTTCCGGCAGTCTCCGGAAGTCTGGTGGAAAAATGGCGGGCAATCGCCTGTCAGCGCCGCAGACTATGCCGCCAACGATGCGCTCTCCAGAGTGCTGCAGGCAGCCCGTCCTGACTACGGCTGGCTCTCCGAAGAGACAGACGACGCATCCGACCGCCTCCAGCGCCGCACGTTGTTCGTCGTCGATCCGATAGACGGGACGCGCGGGTTTCTGGCTGGCTCGGAGATCTGGTGCATCAGTGTCGCTGTCGTCACCGACGGGCGCCCTGTTGCCGGCGTTCTATTCGCGCCAGCGCTCCGCGAACTCTATGTCGCGGGGCGCGAAGGGCCTGCGCTCAAGAACGGCAATATACTCAAGGTGTCCGAGCCAAGAGCCGGCGATGTCCATCGGCTGGCAACTGCCGAAGACATGATTGCCGGCTTTGGCGCGGCGTTCCGCAGCACCGTCCAGCGCGTCAAGCACATCCCATCGCTTGCCTACCGCCTCGCCATGGTGGCCGACGGAAGGCTGGAAGGTACGTTGGTCAAGCGCGATTCCCATGACTGGGATCTGGCTGCAGCCGACCTGATCCTGCAGCGTGCCGGGGGGCAGCTTGTCGACCTTGCCGGCGACCTGCTTGTCTACAACAAGGCCGTGGTCAAGCATGCCGAACTTTGTGGTGCCGGAGAGGCCCTGATGCCGGAATTCCTGCATCAGCTTGCCTCCCGACGAGACGGTTGA
- a CDS encoding DUF4170 domain-containing protein — protein sequence MTDSSAKKQLLHLVFGGELENLNDVNFRDLSGLDIVGIFPDYASAHMAWKAKAQQTVDNAHMRYFIVHMHRLLDPQDSASPKG from the coding sequence ATGACTGACTCCAGCGCTAAAAAGCAGCTTTTGCATCTCGTTTTCGGCGGCGAACTCGAAAATCTCAACGACGTGAATTTCCGTGATCTGAGCGGCCTCGACATCGTCGGTATTTTCCCCGATTATGCCAGCGCGCACATGGCCTGGAAGGCCAAGGCTCAGCAGACTGTCGATAACGCTCATATGCGCTATTTCATCGTTCACATGCATCGCCTGCTCGATCCGCAGGATTCAGCCTCTCCCAAAGGCTGA
- the waaA gene encoding lipid IV(A) 3-deoxy-D-manno-octulosonic acid transferase: protein MSSFRARMALKAYRLGGVAISPLMTPYLALRATNGKEDKARRGERFGYASANRPQGPLIWFHAASVGETSAVVPLIREIRQRNIHVLLTTGTMTSAQVTRERLGNDVIHQYVPLDLKPAVARFLDYWQPDCSIIAESEIWPTTIGELVARRIPQILVNARMSDKSFSRWQRHPSLAAALLENMALVLAQSDVDAERFRDLGALQVSTSGNLKVDTDAPPYDAAVLADYMRQLGTRKTWAAVSTFEGEENAAAVVHRTLKARDDLLTILVPRHPERCDDIEKMLLAQGLKVARRTRNDPLTADVDVFLGDTIGEMGLYLRMTEVAFVGRSLFENKGGQNPIEPAMMGCAILTGGHVQNFRESYQRLARSGSARMVRDTEMLAKGVHYLLTNDTARATMIEAGFTAVHEMRGALTATIKGLEPYINPLTLKARLLPKAAQA, encoded by the coding sequence ATGAGCAGCTTTAGGGCGCGTATGGCGCTGAAAGCCTATCGTCTCGGTGGCGTCGCGATCTCGCCACTGATGACGCCCTACCTTGCTCTGCGTGCGACCAACGGCAAGGAAGACAAGGCAAGGCGTGGCGAGCGCTTCGGCTATGCCAGCGCCAACCGGCCGCAGGGTCCTCTGATCTGGTTCCATGCCGCAAGCGTTGGCGAGACCTCGGCCGTCGTGCCACTGATCCGCGAAATCCGCCAGCGAAACATCCACGTGCTGTTGACGACAGGCACAATGACGTCGGCGCAGGTGACCCGCGAGCGTCTCGGCAATGATGTCATCCACCAGTATGTCCCGCTCGACCTGAAGCCTGCCGTCGCCCGCTTCCTCGACTACTGGCAGCCAGATTGCAGTATCATCGCCGAATCCGAGATCTGGCCGACGACGATCGGCGAACTCGTGGCGCGGCGTATCCCGCAGATCCTCGTCAATGCCCGCATGTCGGACAAGTCCTTCAGCCGCTGGCAGCGCCATCCGTCGCTGGCTGCAGCACTGCTGGAAAATATGGCGCTTGTTCTGGCGCAATCGGATGTCGATGCGGAGCGTTTTCGCGACCTCGGTGCGCTGCAGGTGAGCACCTCCGGCAACCTCAAGGTCGATACCGACGCACCGCCCTATGACGCGGCGGTGCTGGCCGATTACATGCGGCAACTCGGCACCCGCAAGACCTGGGCTGCCGTCTCGACCTTTGAGGGCGAGGAGAATGCTGCCGCCGTCGTCCACCGCACCCTCAAGGCGCGCGACGATCTGCTGACGATCCTCGTCCCCCGCCATCCCGAACGCTGCGACGATATCGAGAAGATGCTGCTGGCACAGGGGCTGAAGGTCGCCCGCCGGACCCGCAACGATCCGCTGACTGCAGATGTCGACGTGTTCCTCGGCGACACCATCGGCGAAATGGGCCTTTACCTTCGGATGACCGAGGTGGCATTCGTCGGCCGCTCGCTGTTCGAGAACAAGGGTGGCCAGAACCCGATCGAACCGGCAATGATGGGCTGTGCGATCCTGACAGGCGGCCACGTGCAGAATTTTCGCGAGTCCTACCAGAGGCTTGCGCGCAGCGGCAGCGCCCGCATGGTCCGCGACACAGAAATGCTGGCCAAGGGCGTCCATTACCTTTTGACCAACGACACTGCCCGCGCCACCATGATCGAGGCCGGATTTACGGCGGTGCACGAGATGCGCGGCGCCCTGACGGCGACGATCAAGGGGCTGGAGCCCTATATCAATCCACTGACGCTGAAAGCCCGGCTGTTGCCGAAGGCCGCGCAGGCTTGA
- a CDS encoding HAD family hydrolase, protein MAAIRGILFDKDGTLLDYNKSWLPVNRQLAQIAAGGEAALADRLLLACGMDPVSGHVVPDSLLAAGNTRQIAEGLVAAGSTLDIDDLTLQLDDLFSGAAQFAVPVTDLRAFFGRLKARGYRLGVASSDNQTSIRETARHFGFLDCLDFIAGYDSGFGVKPEPGMVLGFCEATGLSPGDVAIVGDNNHDLHMGRNASVGLTIGVLTGTGSPESLAAAADYCLDDITGLEPLLPDALMSR, encoded by the coding sequence CTGGCCGCCATCCGGGGCATCCTTTTCGACAAGGACGGCACGCTGCTCGATTACAACAAGAGCTGGCTGCCGGTGAACCGGCAACTGGCGCAGATCGCCGCCGGAGGCGAGGCGGCGCTGGCGGACCGGTTGCTGCTTGCCTGCGGCATGGACCCGGTGTCTGGCCACGTCGTTCCGGACAGCCTGCTGGCAGCCGGCAACACCCGCCAGATTGCCGAAGGACTGGTCGCTGCGGGCTCGACCCTCGACATCGATGATCTCACGCTCCAACTGGACGACCTGTTTTCAGGCGCCGCGCAGTTTGCCGTTCCGGTCACGGATCTCCGAGCCTTTTTTGGCCGCCTGAAGGCAAGGGGATACCGTCTTGGCGTCGCCTCCAGTGACAACCAGACTTCCATCCGCGAAACTGCCCGGCATTTCGGGTTTCTCGACTGCCTCGATTTCATTGCCGGCTATGACAGCGGGTTCGGCGTCAAGCCTGAGCCCGGCATGGTGCTTGGCTTCTGCGAGGCCACAGGCCTGTCTCCGGGCGATGTAGCCATAGTCGGCGATAACAATCACGATCTCCACATGGGACGTAACGCCAGCGTCGGGCTCACCATCGGCGTCCTGACCGGCACCGGTTCGCCGGAAAGCCTGGCCGCCGCCGCAGACTATTGCCTCGATGACATCACCGGGCTCGAGCCGCTTCTGCCCGATGCCCTGATGTCGCGCTAA
- the lpxK gene encoding tetraacyldisaccharide 4'-kinase has translation MVSEAPPFWWTKPDWRARLLWPVSYLYGRIAGKRMANGRRASVPVPVICVGNFTVGGAGKTPTALALARQAKEKGLKPGFLSRGYGGSARGITVVEPDNHTAAVVGDEPLLLAREALTVISRRRIEGARRLVEEGADLIIMDDGFQSAQLAIDYALLVIDANSGIGNGHIVPGGPLRAPLGEQLRHTSGLLKVGSGKAADAVVRMAARAGKPFFTAVLKVRGQEGLAGQSVLAFAGIADPQKFFRTVESTGATIVVHRPFGDHQHLSDAAIVDVLDTARRHDLKIVTTSKDYVRLLGRSGAAEQLVAESLVIEVEMTFSDHRAADLIIDNALAACRSRGLAKGTSGTKG, from the coding sequence ATGGTATCGGAAGCACCGCCATTCTGGTGGACGAAGCCCGATTGGCGCGCGCGCCTGCTCTGGCCGGTGTCGTACCTCTATGGCCGCATCGCCGGCAAGCGCATGGCCAATGGCCGGCGAGCTTCCGTCCCGGTTCCAGTCATCTGCGTCGGCAATTTCACGGTCGGGGGCGCCGGCAAGACGCCGACTGCGCTCGCTCTAGCCCGTCAGGCAAAGGAAAAGGGGCTGAAACCCGGTTTCCTCAGTCGTGGCTATGGTGGCTCGGCGCGCGGTATCACCGTCGTCGAACCGGATAATCATACCGCGGCCGTGGTCGGCGATGAGCCGCTGCTTCTTGCGCGCGAAGCCCTGACGGTGATTTCACGGCGACGCATCGAAGGGGCCCGTCGCCTGGTCGAAGAGGGCGCCGATCTCATCATCATGGATGACGGCTTCCAGAGCGCCCAACTCGCCATCGACTATGCGCTGCTGGTGATCGATGCCAACAGCGGAATCGGTAACGGTCATATCGTACCCGGAGGACCGTTGCGCGCGCCCCTCGGCGAACAGCTCCGGCATACGTCCGGACTGCTCAAGGTTGGCAGCGGCAAGGCGGCCGATGCGGTGGTGCGGATGGCAGCTCGCGCCGGCAAGCCGTTTTTCACTGCAGTGCTCAAGGTGCGCGGGCAGGAGGGTCTGGCCGGCCAGAGCGTACTGGCCTTCGCCGGTATCGCTGACCCGCAGAAGTTCTTCCGTACCGTGGAATCCACCGGTGCCACAATCGTCGTCCATCGGCCTTTCGGCGACCACCAGCACCTCAGCGATGCGGCAATTGTCGATGTTCTCGACACGGCAAGACGCCATGACCTGAAGATCGTCACGACATCGAAGGATTATGTGCGTTTGCTTGGCAGATCCGGCGCTGCGGAGCAACTGGTTGCCGAGAGCCTTGTCATCGAGGTCGAGATGACTTTTTCGGACCACCGCGCTGCGGATCTCATCATCGACAACGCCCTCGCAGCCTGCCGTAGCCGGGGGCTCGCGAAAGGCACGTCCGGCACCAAGGGCTAG
- a CDS encoding DUF2093 domain-containing protein produces the protein MNLLEGSGNREAKVRYLDGDFQLLAPGSHVICAMTGQRIPLDELRYWSVARQEPYADAIASFEADKRAGILPNQRR, from the coding sequence ATGAACCTTTTAGAGGGAAGCGGAAACCGCGAAGCGAAGGTGCGCTATCTCGACGGCGACTTCCAGCTGCTGGCGCCCGGCTCCCATGTGATCTGCGCCATGACCGGACAGCGCATTCCGCTTGACGAACTCCGCTACTGGAGCGTTGCCCGCCAGGAACCCTATGCCGACGCCATCGCCTCGTTTGAGGCCGACAAGCGCGCCGGTATCCTGCCCAACCAGCGTCGCTAG
- the mutL gene encoding DNA mismatch repair endonuclease MutL → MNIKQLSETLVNQIAAGEVIERPSSAVKELIENALDAGATRIEIATAGGGKALLRVSDNGSGMDRDDLELAVRRHCTSKISDTLDNIRTLGFRGEALPSIGSVARLSISSRRADGADGAEIAVAGGRLLHLRPAAANPGTIVEVRDLFFATPARLKFLKTERAEAAAITEVVKRMAIAFPHVRFVLSGSDRSTLEFAATGDDRLARMAQVLGEDFKHNAIALDAEREDVGLKGYAGVPTFNRGNAAHQYAFVNGRPVQDKQILSAIRGAYAETIPSGRYPVAVLSISIDPALVDVNVHPAKSDVRFRDPGLVRGLIVGSIREALSRDGDRAATTGADSMLRSFRGSAHAAWRPSPPSAPWTPQTSPSRPYDATSVASGFGEPAQATFEHLSTPAARVDRGHAGVQPDAPQPQHRLGAARAQIHANYIVAQTEDGLVIVDQHAAHERLVFEEMRKALHSRRMPSQVLLIPEIIDLPEEDCDRLMVHAENFGNLGLGIERFGPGAIAVRQTPAMLGEVDAQGMIRQLADEIAEWDTSSLLGAKLEYVAATMACHGSVRSGRQLRPEEMNALLRQMEATPGSGQCNHGRPTYIELKLSDIERLFGRS, encoded by the coding sequence ATGAACATCAAGCAGCTTTCCGAAACCCTGGTGAACCAGATCGCCGCCGGCGAAGTCATCGAGCGGCCGTCGAGTGCGGTCAAGGAACTCATCGAAAACGCACTGGATGCCGGTGCAACGCGTATCGAGATCGCCACTGCCGGTGGCGGCAAGGCACTGCTGCGGGTCAGCGACAACGGCAGCGGCATGGACCGGGACGATCTCGAACTTGCCGTACGCCGACACTGCACCTCGAAGATATCGGATACGCTCGACAACATCCGCACCCTCGGCTTTCGCGGCGAAGCGTTGCCCTCGATCGGCTCGGTGGCGCGCTTGTCGATTTCGAGCCGCAGGGCGGATGGCGCGGACGGCGCCGAAATCGCCGTCGCCGGCGGCAGGCTGCTGCACCTGCGGCCGGCAGCCGCCAATCCCGGTACCATCGTCGAGGTCCGCGACCTCTTTTTCGCAACGCCCGCCCGCCTGAAATTCCTGAAGACGGAACGTGCCGAGGCAGCAGCTATCACCGAAGTCGTGAAGCGGATGGCCATCGCTTTTCCACATGTGCGCTTCGTGCTCTCGGGCTCCGACCGCTCGACGCTGGAGTTTGCCGCAACCGGTGACGACAGGCTGGCGCGCATGGCTCAGGTGCTCGGCGAGGACTTCAAGCACAATGCCATTGCACTGGATGCCGAGCGCGAGGACGTCGGTCTGAAGGGCTATGCCGGTGTGCCGACCTTCAATCGTGGCAACGCGGCGCATCAGTACGCCTTCGTCAATGGCCGACCGGTGCAGGACAAGCAGATCCTCTCGGCGATCCGGGGCGCCTATGCCGAGACAATTCCGTCGGGGCGCTATCCGGTGGCAGTGCTGTCGATCAGCATCGATCCGGCGCTGGTCGACGTCAACGTCCACCCGGCGAAATCCGATGTGCGGTTCCGCGATCCCGGCCTCGTGCGCGGACTGATCGTCGGGTCCATTCGCGAGGCGTTGTCGCGCGATGGCGACCGGGCCGCAACCACCGGCGCCGACAGCATGCTCCGCTCTTTCCGGGGCAGCGCCCATGCGGCGTGGCGCCCCTCCCCGCCTTCGGCACCTTGGACGCCACAGACTTCGCCATCGCGGCCATATGATGCAACGTCCGTGGCGAGCGGCTTCGGCGAACCGGCGCAGGCAACATTCGAGCACCTGTCGACCCCGGCGGCTCGCGTAGACAGAGGCCATGCCGGCGTCCAGCCAGACGCACCCCAGCCACAGCACCGCCTCGGCGCGGCCCGGGCACAGATCCATGCCAACTACATCGTCGCCCAGACGGAAGACGGGCTGGTCATCGTCGACCAGCACGCGGCCCATGAGCGGCTTGTCTTCGAGGAGATGCGCAAGGCGCTGCATTCCAGGCGGATGCCGTCTCAAGTGCTGCTGATTCCCGAAATCATCGACCTGCCGGAAGAGGATTGCGACCGGCTGATGGTGCATGCCGAAAACTTCGGTAATCTGGGACTTGGCATCGAGCGCTTCGGACCGGGAGCAATCGCAGTGCGACAAACGCCGGCGATGCTGGGCGAGGTCGATGCGCAGGGAATGATCCGCCAGCTCGCCGACGAGATTGCTGAATGGGACACGTCATCGCTGCTGGGCGCAAAGCTTGAATATGTTGCTGCCACCATGGCCTGTCATGGCTCGGTGCGTTCCGGACGGCAACTGCGCCCGGAGGAGATGAACGCGCTGTTGCGGCAGATGGAAGCAACACCCGGATCCGGCCAATGCAACCACGGGCGACCGACCTATATCGAGCTCAAGCTCAGCGATATCGAGCGGCTGTTCGGCCGCAGCTGA
- a CDS encoding response regulator, translating into MTAEFEKAVLSVNDDAPADGTLQTALFDAICEGLQSAFFVYDKNDTLLFASRQVLNFYPISEHLLRPQTRLRDFLGAVFDTGIRQRDIAGKRPVPSSREDWLSQTIATHWRERYEFTERHGADRWVRFTKRRLSSGYGVCIITDISETRKREEQWRADLERVQLTEDILDNLPFPLFVKDRDLTYVAVNKALCDKYQKSADEILGRKSSDLFSTDVAQRFGESDQHVIDTGDLSISRQRQIDRSGMERDIVTRKLRIGKPGRYFLVATMQDLPTDGADFDEFGLASAITESGDRSYRRAYVPVETLQAALHRLPAMETFTPETFNGQKILLVTNDLAAESTALKMLAKYGFEACVVRSEGEEAAFLDFASSLGVRIDLVVIDNQIGVRGMELAERQNIPALCLDGAQLANELTFRIARYFNRNMRGKRLAPKHPDEKIWPISISTEDNSCEILVAEDNAINKIVFSQILEGLGYSYKIASTGDEAVRMWTEYRPQLMLMDITLPGLNGFEATRLIRQVEAGSASRTPIVGVLTQALDQDRDACFASGMDDVILKPVSPDMLQLVFLKHLGNAQARETA; encoded by the coding sequence ATGACTGCCGAGTTTGAGAAGGCAGTGCTCTCCGTCAATGACGATGCGCCTGCCGATGGCACGCTGCAGACGGCGCTTTTCGATGCGATTTGCGAGGGGCTGCAGTCCGCATTCTTCGTCTACGATAAAAACGATACGCTGCTCTTTGCCAGCCGCCAGGTTCTGAATTTCTACCCGATTTCCGAGCACTTGTTGCGGCCGCAAACCCGACTGCGCGATTTCCTCGGTGCCGTCTTCGACACCGGTATCCGCCAGCGCGACATTGCCGGCAAGCGACCCGTTCCGAGCAGCCGCGAGGACTGGCTGTCTCAGACGATCGCCACCCACTGGCGCGAACGGTACGAATTCACCGAGCGCCATGGCGCCGATCGCTGGGTACGCTTTACCAAGCGCCGGCTCTCCAGCGGCTACGGTGTCTGCATCATCACCGATATTTCCGAGACCCGTAAACGCGAGGAGCAGTGGCGGGCGGACCTCGAGCGCGTTCAGCTCACCGAGGATATCCTCGACAACCTGCCCTTTCCGCTGTTCGTCAAGGACAGGGACCTGACCTACGTCGCCGTCAACAAGGCGCTCTGCGACAAATATCAGAAGTCCGCCGACGAGATCCTCGGGCGCAAGAGCAGCGACCTGTTTTCCACCGATGTCGCCCAGCGGTTTGGTGAAAGCGACCAGCACGTGATCGACACCGGTGACCTGTCGATTTCACGCCAGCGGCAGATCGACCGCAGCGGCATGGAGCGGGACATCGTCACGCGCAAGCTGAGGATCGGCAAGCCCGGCCGCTATTTTCTCGTCGCCACGATGCAGGATTTGCCGACCGACGGCGCCGATTTCGACGAGTTCGGCCTTGCGTCCGCCATCACCGAATCCGGTGACCGCAGCTATCGGCGGGCCTATGTCCCGGTCGAGACCTTGCAGGCAGCCCTGCACAGACTGCCCGCCATGGAAACGTTCACCCCTGAAACGTTCAACGGTCAGAAGATACTCCTCGTTACCAACGATCTTGCGGCTGAATCGACAGCCCTGAAGATGCTTGCTAAATACGGGTTTGAGGCCTGCGTGGTGCGCAGTGAGGGCGAGGAGGCGGCGTTTCTCGATTTTGCAAGCTCGCTCGGTGTTCGCATCGATCTGGTCGTCATCGACAACCAGATCGGCGTGCGCGGCATGGAGCTGGCCGAACGCCAGAATATCCCGGCCCTCTGCCTCGACGGCGCGCAACTCGCCAATGAATTGACCTTCCGGATTGCCCGGTATTTCAACCGCAACATGCGCGGCAAGAGGCTCGCGCCGAAACATCCCGATGAAAAAATCTGGCCAATCTCGATCAGCACGGAAGACAACAGCTGCGAGATCCTGGTCGCTGAAGACAATGCCATCAACAAGATCGTCTTTTCGCAGATCCTCGAAGGCCTCGGCTATAGCTACAAGATCGCTTCCACCGGCGATGAGGCGGTGCGGATGTGGACCGAATACCGTCCCCAGCTGATGCTCATGGACATCACGCTACCCGGCCTCAACGGGTTCGAGGCAACCAGGCTGATCCGGCAGGTCGAAGCAGGTTCGGCCAGTCGAACGCCGATCGTCGGCGTCCTGACCCAGGCGCTCGACCAGGATCGCGATGCGTGCTTTGCATCCGGCATGGACGACGTGATCCTGAAACCCGTGAGCCCCGACATGCTGCAACTGGTGTTCCTCAAGCATCTCGGCAACGCACAGGCCCGCGAAACTGCTTAG
- a CDS encoding putative bifunctional diguanylate cyclase/phosphodiesterase, with the protein MKSPDLPPLPVSQTELQAMAYTDPLTGLGNRYRMRDRVRLLAEERASDPAPFTIAIANLDAFKPINDLFGAEAGDEILCQVAHRLKACIPDGATVTRHDGDEFAFVLPLVFERVGGEKFGQMIREVLSAPYDLGDRNVRLSASFGLAIHPFAGDNFDALLKSAETALYRSKRRGRGQITVYSNEIAEEMKRATQLEQALRNAIISDAIDVHFQPIVSLANDTVVGFEALARWSDPDLGFVSPAVFVPLAEERGFIDALSETLLRKAAEAALAWPRELFLSFNLSSAQLMDPGTSSSVLAILARVGFDPRRLELEITETAVMTSAETAHQIITDLRAAGVRISLDDFGTGQSSLGRLREFIFDKVKIDRAFVSRINSDRASEHIIKAILAMCEGLDLEVVAEGIEDSDEAEKLRSLGCGMGQGYFYGRPVDGASTLRYLHERYYALSDHANA; encoded by the coding sequence ATGAAATCACCGGATTTGCCGCCCTTGCCCGTTAGCCAGACTGAGCTGCAGGCCATGGCATATACCGATCCGTTGACCGGGTTGGGCAATCGGTATCGCATGCGCGACCGCGTACGGCTGCTCGCGGAAGAGCGTGCCAGCGATCCTGCGCCCTTTACAATCGCCATTGCCAACCTGGACGCCTTCAAGCCGATCAACGACTTGTTCGGCGCAGAAGCCGGCGACGAAATCCTCTGCCAGGTCGCCCACCGTCTCAAGGCATGCATTCCTGATGGCGCAACCGTGACCCGTCACGATGGCGACGAATTTGCCTTCGTCCTGCCGCTGGTGTTCGAGCGTGTCGGCGGCGAGAAATTCGGCCAGATGATCCGCGAGGTGCTTTCCGCGCCCTACGACCTCGGCGACCGCAACGTCCGACTCTCGGCGTCCTTCGGTCTTGCCATACACCCCTTTGCCGGCGACAACTTCGATGCCCTGCTGAAAAGTGCAGAGACCGCCCTTTACCGGTCGAAGCGTCGTGGTCGCGGCCAGATCACGGTCTATTCCAATGAAATCGCCGAGGAGATGAAGCGGGCGACGCAGCTGGAGCAGGCCCTGCGAAACGCCATAATCTCCGACGCGATCGACGTTCACTTCCAGCCCATCGTTTCGCTCGCCAACGACACCGTGGTCGGCTTCGAGGCGCTCGCCCGCTGGAGCGATCCGGATCTCGGCTTCGTCTCGCCGGCCGTCTTCGTGCCGCTTGCCGAGGAGCGAGGCTTTATCGATGCCCTTTCCGAGACCTTGCTGCGCAAGGCTGCGGAGGCAGCACTCGCCTGGCCGCGCGAATTGTTCCTGTCGTTCAACCTTTCGTCGGCGCAGCTGATGGATCCGGGCACCAGCAGCAGCGTGCTGGCAATTCTTGCGCGCGTCGGCTTCGATCCACGACGGCTCGAGCTGGAAATCACCGAGACCGCAGTCATGACATCTGCCGAGACCGCCCACCAGATCATCACTGACCTGCGCGCCGCCGGCGTCCGCATCTCGCTCGACGATTTCGGCACGGGTCAATCCAGCCTTGGCCGGCTGCGCGAGTTCATTTTCGACAAGGTCAAGATCGATCGCGCCTTCGTCTCGCGCATCAACAGCGACCGCGCATCCGAACATATCATCAAGGCCATTCTCGCCATGTGCGAAGGGCTGGACCTCGAGGTGGTGGCCGAAGGCATCGAGGACAGCGACGAGGCCGAAAAGCTGCGTTCCCTCGGCTGCGGCATGGGGCAGGGCTATTTCTACGGCAGGCCCGTCGATGGCGCCTCCACGCTACGTTATCTGCACGAACGCTATTACGCGCTGAGCGATCACGCCAACGCCTGA